GTGGCGGTCGTCGAGGTGCGGTTGTGGGCCGAGGGTGATGAAGAACTGCGAGCCGTTAGTGTTCGGGCCGGAGTTCGCCATCGAGAGGATGCCTTCGTCGTCGTGGCGCAGTTCCTCGTGGAACTCGTCGTCGAACTGGTAGCCGGGGCCGCCGCGGCCGGTGCCGGTCGGGTCGCCGCCCTGAATCATGAAGTCGTCGATGATGCGGTGGAACAGGACGTCGTTGTAGAGGGCGTCACCCCGTACTTCGTCGGTTTCGGGGTCGTTCCACGTCACGGTGTCCGGTGCCGGTTCGTCGTTCGCTGCGGGGTCGTGTTCCGCGAGGTTGACGAAGTTCTCGACCGTCTTCGGCGCGCGCTCGTCGTACAGTTCGACTTCGATGTCGCCGTGGTTCGTCTGCAGTGTCGCAGTCAGGTCACTCATGGTTGCGAGAAGGGACGCTGGGTAGAAAACCCTGCCGGACGCGACTGACGAAGTCAACGGAGGACGGACACAGCGCCACCGCGGCGGTAGCTTGAACTTACGAGCGCGACACCACCCGGTATGGAACACACCGCAGAGCGAGTCACGCTCGCGCGACTCTCCTCGGGTGTCGAACTCGAAACCACGATTCACACCTACGAGGGCGAGGCAGACGGGCCGACACTGTACGTCCAAGCCGCCCAGCACGGTCGCGAGGTCAAC
The sequence above is a segment of the Halorussus halophilus genome. Coding sequences within it:
- a CDS encoding peptidylprolyl isomerase; the encoded protein is MSDLTATLQTNHGDIEVELYDERAPKTVENFVNLAEHDPAANDEPAPDTVTWNDPETDEVRGDALYNDVLFHRIIDDFMIQGGDPTGTGRGGPGYQFDDEFHEELRHDDEGILSMANSGPNTNGSQFFITLGPQPHLDDRHAVFGKVIDGMDVVREIGNVPTGRNDEPKDDVILESVDVHQ